The genomic window CCAAAATGCCGGTAACGGGAGAAGTGCTGCAGGTAAGGCGTGCCAGAATCATCGGCGCCCAGGGGCATTCCGGACACGGCACATTCCCCAGGGTGATCGAGTGCATGGCTACCGGTATGGATATGACCCCACTTATCACAAAGAAGATAAAACTGGAAGAAGTTCCGGAAAATATAATTATGCTCAGGACCGACAGGAAAGAGTGCAAGATAACCTGTGTGATGGACTGATTCGGTGTAATATTAACAAACAACTACAAAACTTGAGAGGAGATTTACCATGGAAAGACCAAAGGACAAGAAATGGATTTTGACAGATTATCCTGCCATAAAATTTGAAGACAATACGGTGGGAAGGTTGAAGAAGCAAATTTGGGATGCTTCCGAAGAAGAAATCGACGCTATTTTGAAAGAATATGAAATTCCATCCGAGTCCGAATTGGGAAAACCGGGAACATATATTCAGAACACCCCCAGGGTTAAAGTAATAGAAAAGCGAAGAAAAAACGACATAGTATTTGTGCCCATCGGATGCACCGAAAATCACGGTTTGCATGCCAACAGCGGGCTTGACACATTTATGGTTACACAAATATTGGAAGGTGTGCGCCGTTACACCGCAAAACAGGGAAGGGAAGTAAACCTTGCCTTCCCGCCGCTGAACTACGGCGGACATCCCTATCACCACCTGGGGATGCCCGGCACGGTGATAATGCCGAAAGAAGTGGTGGAAGAGACCATTATCTATACAATGCTGGGACTCTGGAATGACGGTTTCAGGAAGATAATTCTGGTAAACAACCACGGGCATCTGTGGATGCTTGAGTCGGCCATTCAGGAATTCATGAAGAGATTCCAGCTTCCCGGAATCTTCCAGGTGCTTGACTGGCACAGGGCAGTAAGAGAATTCTTCTATCCGACCGACAGGGAAGACAGCCTAGAAACCCACTTCGTCCATGCTGATGAAAGCGAAACATCCGTAGGATTACTGCTGTTTCCCGGCATGATTGATATGAGCGTTGTCCAGGACGCTCAGGGAGAAAGCTTCCTGCCCGAAGGCCATTTCGACACCTCCGTAGACCCCTTCGGAAGACCTCACCGTTGGTCCGAGGGTGAAGGCCATGCTGCAATAGAGCGGGCTGCCACACCGCAGGGAGTTGTAGGCAAACCGAGCATCGCTACAGTGAAAAAGGCCAAACGACCCATCGCCGCTATATTGAAATATTTAACGCTGCTGAATGATCAGATTCTGGAAGCCTTCCCGCCGGGGACCGTGCCGCCGGTGGAAAAAGTCACACTGAGGACCGAGGAGGAAATGAAACCCTTCCTGAAAGAACCTTTCAGTGAGGGATGGAAATCGGTATATGAACTGCCTATGATTGGAGTATTTCATAAATTATAAGTGATAGCTTTGAAAAAAATTAGCTTAGGGAGGGGAGCGGTATAACATGGATAGAAAAATAAAGATAGGCATCATAGGTGCCGGAAGAATAGGAAAAATGCATGCCGAAAACATAAGGGCAAATTTCAGCAATGTAGAAATAAAATCCGTTGCCGATTTATTTGCAGACAAGATAAAAGATTGGGCCAACAGTATAGGCATTAATAATATATTTGTAGATCCTGCAATGATTTTAGAGGATGAAGAAATCGATGCAGTCCTTATATGTTCTTCAACGGATACCCATTCTCGTCTGATTATGGATTCCGCCAGGGCTGGAAAGCATATTTTTTGCGAAAAGCCCATAGACTTTAACCTCGAAAGAATACACCAGGCCCTTGATTCTGTAGAAAAGGCCGGTGTCAAGTTGCAGATAGGATTTCAGAGGAGGTTTGATCCAAGTTTTAGAAAAGCCTTTGAGATGATAAGGCAAGGCAAGATCGGAGATCCTCATATTCTCAAGATAACATCCAGGGATCCACAACCTCCTCCCATCGATTATATCAAGGTTTCAGGTGGAATCTTTCTGGATATGACCATTCATGACTTTGACATGGCAAGATACCTTTCTGGAAGTGAAGTGACTGAAGTTTATGCATCGGGAGCGGTGCTCGTGGACCCCGCCATTGGAAATGCTGGCGATATCGATACGGCTGTGGTAACATTGAAATTTGAAAATGGAGCTATCGGAGTAATTGACAACAGCCGCAGGTCTACCTATGGATATGACCAGAGGGTGGAAGTGTTCGGCTCCAAAGGATGCGTGTCGGTTTCCAACGATATTCTGACAAATACGGTGCTGAGCGATGAAAATGGGATTACATCAGACAAACCAAAATATTTTTTCATTGAAAGATATAAAGATGCTTATATTGAAGAAATAAAAGCATTTTTTGACAGTATATTAAATGATAAACAGCCTCCGGTTACAGGCATAGATGGGCTGGAGCCGGTAATCATAGGCCTTGCTGCCAAAAAATCCCTGGTAGAAGGCAAACCGGTGAAGATACAAAGATAACATGTCAACAATCTGTGGAGGTCATCAAATGAAATTAAGTGTCACAATGGCTCTAACGGCAGATGAAATGACTCCCATTGTTTTGAGGGGAGATTATATAGAAAACATTAAAAAAGCTTCTGCTATGGGCTATGATTCTGTGGAGATCCATGTCAACGATCCTAAGACTTTGGATGTGGAACAAATTTTAAAGGCATGCAGGGAATACAATATCGATGTTTCAACTCTTGGTACAGGCATGGGATATGTAATAGACAGATTAAGTTTTACCAGCCCCGATGAAGATATCAGGGAAAAAGCCGTAGAGCGGATCCTTGACCATATTGATGTGGCGGAAAAAATGGGAGCTAAGGTTATAATAGGTTCAATGAAAGGGACCATTCCTGACAGAAGCGAATGTAAAAAGTATCAAGAATATGCCATAGAATGTACAAAAAAATGCCTTGAAAAAGCCGAGGCAAAAAAGGTTACTCTTTTGATGGAAGCCATAAACCGGTATGAAACCAATTTTATAAACACAGCAGAAGAAGGGCTGGAATTTGTTTCAAAATTAAATTCGGAATACATCAAAATTCACTTGGATACTTTTCACATGAATATAGAAGAAGATGACATGACAAAAAGTAT from Biomaibacter acetigenes includes these protein-coding regions:
- the iolN gene encoding 3-dehydro-scyllo-inosose hydrolase → MERPKDKKWILTDYPAIKFEDNTVGRLKKQIWDASEEEIDAILKEYEIPSESELGKPGTYIQNTPRVKVIEKRRKNDIVFVPIGCTENHGLHANSGLDTFMVTQILEGVRRYTAKQGREVNLAFPPLNYGGHPYHHLGMPGTVIMPKEVVEETIIYTMLGLWNDGFRKIILVNNHGHLWMLESAIQEFMKRFQLPGIFQVLDWHRAVREFFYPTDREDSLETHFVHADESETSVGLLLFPGMIDMSVVQDAQGESFLPEGHFDTSVDPFGRPHRWSEGEGHAAIERAATPQGVVGKPSIATVKKAKRPIAAILKYLTLLNDQILEAFPPGTVPPVEKVTLRTEEEMKPFLKEPFSEGWKSVYELPMIGVFHKL
- the iolO gene encoding 5-keto-L-gluconate epimerase, which gives rise to MKLSVTMALTADEMTPIVLRGDYIENIKKASAMGYDSVEIHVNDPKTLDVEQILKACREYNIDVSTLGTGMGYVIDRLSFTSPDEDIREKAVERILDHIDVAEKMGAKVIIGSMKGTIPDRSECKKYQEYAIECTKKCLEKAEAKKVTLLMEAINRYETNFINTAEEGLEFVSKLNSEYIKIHLDTFHMNIEEDDMTKSIIMAGKHLGHMHFADSNRWYPGKGHINFEEIITALKEIDYNGAIAFECLPLPNPEEVAIKAIDNLKKLYTGRIDQ
- the iolG gene encoding inositol 2-dehydrogenase, producing MDRKIKIGIIGAGRIGKMHAENIRANFSNVEIKSVADLFADKIKDWANSIGINNIFVDPAMILEDEEIDAVLICSSTDTHSRLIMDSARAGKHIFCEKPIDFNLERIHQALDSVEKAGVKLQIGFQRRFDPSFRKAFEMIRQGKIGDPHILKITSRDPQPPPIDYIKVSGGIFLDMTIHDFDMARYLSGSEVTEVYASGAVLVDPAIGNAGDIDTAVVTLKFENGAIGVIDNSRRSTYGYDQRVEVFGSKGCVSVSNDILTNTVLSDENGITSDKPKYFFIERYKDAYIEEIKAFFDSILNDKQPPVTGIDGLEPVIIGLAAKKSLVEGKPVKIQR